Proteins found in one Terribacillus sp. DMT04 genomic segment:
- a CDS encoding efflux RND transporter permease subunit, with protein MRKFINFSLKNKVAVWLLTIMVVVTGIYAGTNMKLETLPDISVPVLSVTTTYPGAPPEEVLENVTEPLEQAVQSLDGVENLSSTSMQNASTIQLEYAYSKDLDEAETELKDALEKVQLPDDAEEPAASQMSFDAFPVITLSASNSNQSIEELTQTVERDLQPALEGIEGVGSVGISGQQVQEVQITYDEDALAENGLTQDTVGQIIQNSSDSYPLGLYQFGDSEKNVAVDGNIINLDDLRNLEIPLTGAASAQQAAGAQGGQAAAAAQAAQAPTELPTVQLQDIAEVEVVGEVESISRTNGEDSIGIDITKDPNANTVEVVNAVKDQIKQFEEDYDGLSITLTMDQGKPIEDSVHTMVNKALFGAIFAIIIILLFLRNIRSTIISVISIPLSILIGLIFLFAMDISLNIMTLGAITVAIGRVIDDSIVVVENIYRRMSLADEKLRGKELIIDATREMFIPILSSTVVTVAVFLPLGLVEGQIGELFLPFALAVVFSLLASLLVAITVVPMVAHTLFRKRLDRGITAEEAKTYQHKEEKPSKLANFYKRILNWTLTHKIITSAIAVVLLVGSLFLAPVIGVSFLPSTGEKMVVASYSPEPGQTREDIQAITAEAEDMLLDREGVETLQYTISSGGNPMAMSAGDSALFYLGYEDDFEDIQAETEAVVEELQGMTDQGEWGSIDMTGTGGSSAQYYVYGDSVEDIQTASQQIMDVMENNDDLTNVDSDASEQYDKYTIVANQEELATLGLTAAQVTGQLTNIGSQPSLATIQNEDGESLDVYVQVANESFENREDLENTTIQTSLGTEVALNEIAEIEDGQSPNTLQRRDEKLYGTVSADIKSSDVASATAALQADIDELELPDGVSIDQGGTSEQIAESFKQLGLAILAAIAIVYFVLVLTFGGALAPLAILFSLPFTVIGALVGLFIGGETISVSSLIGVLMLIGIVVTNAIVLVDRIIHKEKEGLTTREAILEAGVTRLRPILMTAIATIGALAPLAFGFEGGGSVLISKGLGITVIGGLISSTLLTLVIVPIVYEMTTRFSLQEHHKAERQRRKERKQAKKDE; from the coding sequence GTGAGAAAGTTTATCAACTTTTCGTTAAAAAACAAAGTTGCCGTATGGTTGCTGACCATTATGGTTGTCGTGACGGGTATCTATGCCGGCACGAATATGAAATTGGAAACACTGCCTGATATCAGTGTTCCGGTACTCTCTGTAACCACTACATATCCTGGCGCACCGCCAGAAGAAGTATTGGAAAATGTAACAGAGCCGCTTGAACAGGCGGTACAAAGCTTGGATGGTGTAGAGAACTTAAGCTCCACATCCATGCAAAACGCTTCCACTATTCAATTAGAGTACGCGTACTCGAAAGACTTGGATGAAGCAGAAACAGAACTTAAGGACGCACTGGAAAAAGTGCAGCTTCCAGATGATGCAGAAGAACCAGCAGCATCACAGATGAGCTTTGACGCTTTCCCAGTTATTACGTTAAGTGCTTCCAACAGCAATCAAAGCATTGAAGAATTGACACAAACAGTTGAAAGAGACTTACAGCCTGCACTAGAAGGCATTGAAGGCGTCGGTTCTGTAGGAATCTCCGGACAGCAAGTGCAGGAAGTACAGATTACGTACGATGAAGATGCACTAGCTGAGAACGGTTTAACACAGGATACAGTCGGCCAAATTATTCAAAACAGCAGTGACTCTTATCCGCTTGGACTGTACCAATTTGGAGACAGTGAAAAGAACGTCGCTGTTGATGGAAACATTATTAATCTAGACGATTTGCGCAACCTAGAAATCCCGTTAACTGGCGCGGCAAGCGCACAGCAAGCAGCGGGTGCACAAGGCGGGCAAGCAGCCGCAGCTGCACAAGCTGCACAAGCACCGACTGAACTTCCAACTGTTCAGCTGCAAGATATTGCAGAAGTGGAAGTAGTTGGCGAAGTGGAATCCATCTCTCGTACTAACGGAGAAGATTCCATCGGGATTGACATTACAAAAGATCCAAACGCCAACACAGTAGAAGTTGTAAATGCTGTAAAAGATCAAATCAAGCAATTTGAAGAAGATTATGATGGATTGAGCATCACATTAACGATGGACCAAGGAAAACCGATTGAGGACTCTGTCCATACAATGGTGAACAAAGCCCTCTTTGGAGCTATCTTTGCCATTATCATTATTCTCTTGTTCTTGCGCAATATCCGTTCTACGATTATTTCCGTCATTTCGATTCCACTATCGATTTTAATCGGATTAATCTTCCTCTTTGCAATGGATATCAGCTTGAATATCATGACATTAGGTGCCATTACAGTGGCGATTGGACGGGTAATTGATGACTCCATTGTTGTAGTGGAGAATATTTACCGACGTATGTCCTTAGCAGATGAAAAACTGCGCGGAAAGGAATTAATTATCGATGCAACACGCGAGATGTTCATCCCGATTCTTTCCTCTACTGTTGTTACAGTAGCCGTATTCCTGCCGCTTGGGTTGGTAGAAGGACAAATCGGAGAATTGTTCCTGCCGTTTGCATTGGCAGTTGTATTTTCACTATTGGCATCCTTACTTGTTGCCATTACCGTTGTACCAATGGTCGCTCATACGCTGTTCCGCAAACGTTTGGATCGCGGTATTACAGCTGAAGAAGCGAAAACGTACCAGCACAAAGAAGAAAAACCTAGTAAACTGGCGAACTTCTACAAGCGAATCCTGAACTGGACGTTAACACATAAGATTATTACATCTGCTATTGCAGTTGTTTTACTAGTCGGCAGCTTGTTCTTAGCCCCAGTCATCGGTGTCAGCTTCCTGCCAAGTACTGGTGAGAAGATGGTAGTAGCATCGTATTCTCCAGAACCAGGCCAAACACGCGAGGATATTCAGGCAATCACAGCGGAAGCCGAAGACATGCTGCTTGATCGCGAAGGAGTAGAAACACTTCAATATACAATTAGCAGCGGCGGAAATCCAATGGCAATGTCAGCTGGTGACTCTGCGCTCTTCTACTTGGGGTATGAAGATGACTTTGAGGATATCCAAGCAGAGACAGAAGCAGTTGTTGAAGAGCTGCAAGGAATGACAGATCAGGGCGAGTGGGGATCAATCGACATGACAGGTACTGGCGGCAGCAGCGCGCAGTACTACGTGTATGGTGATAGTGTCGAAGATATCCAAACTGCATCACAGCAGATCATGGACGTTATGGAGAACAATGACGACTTAACGAATGTCGATTCGGATGCTTCCGAACAATATGATAAATATACAATTGTAGCCAATCAGGAAGAACTGGCAACACTTGGTCTGACAGCAGCTCAAGTTACCGGCCAGCTTACCAATATTGGCAGTCAGCCATCACTTGCAACCATTCAAAATGAAGATGGCGAATCATTGGATGTTTATGTCCAAGTAGCGAACGAGTCATTTGAAAATAGAGAAGACCTAGAGAACACAACCATCCAGACTTCCCTAGGTACGGAAGTTGCTTTGAACGAAATTGCAGAAATTGAAGACGGCCAGTCTCCAAATACATTGCAGCGCCGTGATGAAAAACTTTATGGTACGGTATCTGCCGATATTAAGAGCAGCGATGTGGCATCCGCTACTGCAGCACTGCAAGCAGATATTGATGAATTGGAACTGCCAGATGGCGTCAGCATCGATCAAGGCGGAACATCTGAGCAGATTGCCGAATCATTCAAACAGCTTGGCCTTGCTATTCTAGCAGCCATTGCGATTGTGTACTTTGTTCTTGTGCTGACATTCGGCGGAGCACTTGCACCGTTAGCAATTCTGTTCTCCTTACCGTTTACGGTTATTGGAGCACTAGTAGGATTATTTATCGGCGGCGAAACTATCAGCGTTTCTTCCCTAATTGGTGTGTTGATGCTGATTGGTATCGTTGTTACAAACGCAATTGTGCTCGTTGACCGGATTATTCATAAGGAAAAAGAAGGCCTCACGACTCGGGAAGCAATTCTCGAAGCCGGTGTTACACGCCTTCGTCCTATCCTGATGACAGCCATCGCAACAATCGGTGCACTAGCACCACTTGCCTTCGGATTTGAAGGCGGCGGTTCGGTTCTTATTTCCAAAGGACTAGGTATTACCGTTATCGGCGGTCTCATCAGTTCTACCTTGCTGACACTTGTTATCGTGCCAATCGTGTACGAAATGACAACACGCTTCAGCCTGCAAGAGCATCATAAAGCAGAAAGACAGCGCCGCAAGGAAAGAAAACAGGCAAAAAAAGATGAATAA
- a CDS encoding sodium:solute symporter gives MNSALIIILGFLLLAVFLGIRSTKGKQMDLEQWTVGGRGFSAIFVFLLMAGEIYTTFSFLGGSGWAYGKGAPALYVLMYICLSYVVSYWLLPVIWRYAKEHKLVSQSDFFVKKYNSPYLGVLVALVGVIGMIPVIVVQLKGLGIIVSQASYGAISMETAVWIGAISLTIYVMLSGVHGSAWTALIKDIVMVVVICFLGIYLPLHYFGGFQPMFEAVHTANPDFLRFPDDGNSVTWVISTVLLLVLGFYMWPQVFSSTYTAKNARVFRKNAIISPLYTLMLLFVFFVGTAAILTVPGLEGEDVDLALIRISMETFDPWVIGVIGGAGLLTALVPGSLLIMSTATLLAKNIYNVFAPKSSQQTIGKLARLLVPVVSLVAVLFTLHGGATLSNIILMGYSLMTQLAPSLFFSLGKKNFVNKYGAGAGILAGLATVAYITLTHTTLVDLFPFLSGAWNDVNTGIIALVVNLVVMTVVSLLTAKRNQEKE, from the coding sequence ATGAATAGTGCACTTATTATCATATTAGGATTTCTGCTGTTAGCTGTTTTCTTAGGCATTCGATCTACCAAAGGAAAACAGATGGACCTCGAGCAATGGACAGTCGGTGGAAGAGGGTTTAGTGCTATCTTCGTCTTCTTGCTCATGGCAGGAGAGATATATACAACGTTCTCTTTCCTTGGCGGCAGCGGCTGGGCATACGGAAAAGGAGCACCAGCATTATATGTACTAATGTATATCTGTTTGTCGTATGTTGTCTCGTACTGGCTGTTACCGGTCATTTGGCGGTATGCAAAAGAACACAAGCTGGTGTCACAGTCTGACTTTTTTGTGAAAAAATACAACAGCCCGTATCTTGGCGTGCTCGTTGCATTAGTTGGCGTTATCGGCATGATACCTGTTATCGTCGTACAGCTAAAGGGCTTAGGAATTATCGTGTCCCAAGCTTCGTACGGCGCTATTTCCATGGAAACAGCTGTATGGATTGGCGCCATCAGTTTAACGATTTACGTCATGCTTTCCGGCGTGCACGGATCAGCATGGACTGCGTTGATTAAAGATATTGTAATGGTCGTTGTTATTTGTTTTCTTGGTATCTATTTGCCGTTACATTATTTTGGCGGCTTTCAGCCAATGTTCGAAGCGGTTCACACAGCCAATCCAGACTTCCTGCGGTTCCCGGATGATGGCAACAGCGTCACTTGGGTTATTTCGACCGTCTTGCTGCTTGTTTTAGGATTTTACATGTGGCCGCAAGTATTCAGTTCGACGTACACGGCGAAAAATGCACGTGTATTCCGAAAAAACGCGATCATCAGCCCGCTGTATACACTCATGCTTTTGTTCGTCTTTTTCGTAGGAACCGCCGCCATTTTAACAGTGCCTGGATTGGAAGGAGAAGATGTGGATCTTGCCTTAATCCGGATTTCTATGGAAACCTTTGATCCTTGGGTGATTGGCGTGATAGGAGGAGCGGGTTTACTGACAGCTTTAGTACCTGGTTCTTTGCTGATTATGAGCACAGCCACATTACTAGCAAAGAACATTTATAACGTATTTGCTCCGAAATCATCACAACAAACCATCGGGAAACTAGCACGGCTGCTTGTTCCTGTTGTCAGCTTAGTCGCTGTTCTGTTCACCCTGCATGGCGGAGCAACATTGTCCAATATTATTTTAATGGGCTACAGCTTAATGACCCAGCTGGCTCCATCGTTGTTCTTTAGTCTCGGGAAAAAGAACTTCGTCAACAAGTACGGCGCAGGCGCAGGGATTCTTGCTGGATTAGCTACGGTCGCATATATTACGCTGACGCATACTACACTAGTGGATTTATTCCCATTCTTGTCAGGAGCATGGAATGATGTAAATACGGGGATTATTGCGTTGGTAGTGAATCTCGTGGTGATGACTGTTGTGAGTTTGCTAACAGCGAAAAGGAATCAGGAAAAAGAATAA
- a CDS encoding DUF3311 domain-containing protein, with translation MKRLYFLTILPFVGMLGFLPLVNRVEPFVLSMPFVMFWIVLWTVLTSIILAVIYKLDPRNKEDEEQ, from the coding sequence ATGAAACGATTATATTTTCTGACGATCCTGCCTTTTGTCGGGATGTTAGGATTTCTTCCTCTCGTGAACAGAGTGGAGCCATTTGTACTGTCCATGCCGTTTGTTATGTTTTGGATTGTTTTATGGACTGTACTTACTAGTATTATTCTGGCTGTTATCTACAAGCTGGACCCACGAAATAAAGAGGATGAAGAACAATGA
- a CDS encoding gluconate:H+ symporter has protein sequence MDIYLLSMTLLAIIIVIIGVTVFKWHAFISLTVASLFLAITAGLSFDEIVKAYETGVGGVLGHLVGILALGTILGKMMADSGAGNQVANFFVEKFGPKRLPWAMFLAGFIIGIPVFFEVGILIVLPLVISIYKTTKQNILLISLPVIAGLSIVHGLVPPHPGALAAISIYEADLGMVLLYSLIIAIPAGILGGPVFAKWVQKRVIPQGEPNLIKVTQPESMPGTGISFFVILLPVLLMILSAIGPYLRWLPNLAEELLVFIGSPLVALLVAVFFAYYLLGFRQGMDRDRLKKMTEECILPVGSIILIIGAGGGFKQVLIDSGVGDTIAQMSTNLSLSPIVLAFLVAGLIRVATGSATVALTTAAGIVSPIITHMSGVNLELLVIATGAGSLMLSHVNDAGFWMVKEYLGLTVKETFRTWTVLETILAFVAFGGVLIMDLFV, from the coding sequence ATGGATATCTATCTTTTATCTATGACTTTATTAGCTATCATTATCGTTATTATTGGTGTTACGGTTTTCAAATGGCATGCGTTTATCAGCTTAACGGTTGCAAGTCTTTTCCTGGCCATTACGGCAGGTCTTTCATTTGATGAAATTGTAAAAGCTTATGAAACCGGAGTCGGCGGCGTGCTTGGCCACCTTGTCGGCATTCTGGCATTAGGAACAATACTTGGTAAGATGATGGCCGATTCTGGCGCTGGTAATCAAGTAGCGAATTTCTTTGTCGAGAAGTTTGGACCAAAAAGATTGCCGTGGGCTATGTTCTTAGCCGGTTTTATTATTGGAATCCCGGTCTTTTTTGAAGTAGGTATCTTAATCGTACTACCGCTGGTGATTAGTATTTATAAAACGACCAAGCAAAACATTTTGCTGATTTCTTTGCCGGTCATAGCGGGTCTTTCAATCGTGCACGGCCTTGTGCCTCCGCATCCAGGAGCGCTTGCCGCAATTAGTATTTATGAAGCAGATCTAGGCATGGTGTTATTGTATTCCCTTATTATTGCGATACCAGCTGGTATTCTTGGAGGTCCGGTATTTGCAAAATGGGTGCAAAAGCGAGTTATTCCGCAAGGCGAGCCGAATCTCATTAAAGTGACGCAGCCGGAGAGCATGCCGGGAACAGGCATTAGTTTCTTTGTTATTTTGCTGCCGGTGTTACTCATGATTTTGTCAGCGATTGGTCCGTATTTGCGGTGGCTGCCTAATTTGGCTGAAGAACTGCTCGTTTTCATTGGAAGTCCATTAGTAGCATTATTGGTTGCTGTCTTTTTCGCTTATTATCTCCTTGGCTTCCGTCAGGGAATGGACCGCGATCGATTAAAGAAAATGACAGAAGAGTGCATCTTGCCTGTCGGTTCTATCATCTTAATTATCGGAGCTGGCGGCGGATTCAAGCAAGTACTCATCGACAGTGGTGTTGGTGACACAATCGCCCAAATGTCGACGAATTTATCTCTTTCTCCAATTGTGCTAGCATTTCTTGTTGCTGGTCTGATTCGGGTCGCAACTGGATCTGCAACGGTGGCGCTGACAACAGCTGCAGGCATTGTATCGCCAATCATTACGCATATGAGCGGTGTGAATTTGGAGTTGCTAGTTATTGCAACGGGCGCAGGTTCTCTTATGTTATCTCATGTCAATGACGCCGGTTTCTGGATGGTCAAAGAATACTTGGGCTTAACGGTGAAAGAGACATTCCGCACATGGACCGTGCTGGAAACGATTCTCGCATTTGTTGCTTTTGGCGGCGTATTGATTATGGATCTCTTTGTTTAA
- the gntK gene encoding gluconokinase, translating into MIGVDMGTTSTKAVLFTTTGEVIAKEGIEYPLHSPTAETAEQDPEVIYQAVISTIQDTIRISGVDPAAIRCISFSSAMHSVIAVDANHKPLTACITWADNRATKWTEQIKEETDSHRIYERTGTPIHPMAPLSKLRWLKEEHPVVFEQTAKFISIKEYVFFKLFGSYKVDYSIASATGMFNLEKLAWDEEALAVAGVTANQLSEPVSTTYQFVGLTEQMAEELGVLRQTPFIVGASDGVLSNLGVGAVEEGVVAVTIGTSGAIRAVTDKPTTDPKGRIFCYALTENHWVVGGPVNNGGVVLRWVRDELGAAETETAARLGIDPYEVLTQIASLVKPGSDGLLFHPYLAGERAPLWDANARGSFFGLGLHHKKEHMIRAVLEGVLFNLYSVLLALTELTGSPKKIQATGGFARSSMWRQMMADIFNQDVHIPESYESSCLGAAVLGLYSLGDIDSFAVVNDMIGHTHHHTPNPECVDVYQELMSIYIQLSRTFETEYARIADFQRRMLQ; encoded by the coding sequence ATGATCGGCGTAGATATGGGGACGACGAGTACGAAGGCCGTCCTGTTCACAACAACTGGTGAAGTAATTGCAAAGGAAGGTATCGAATATCCGTTGCATTCGCCAACAGCGGAAACAGCTGAGCAAGATCCGGAAGTAATATACCAAGCTGTCATTTCCACCATTCAAGATACAATCCGTATTAGCGGCGTGGACCCGGCAGCGATACGCTGCATTTCCTTTAGTTCTGCCATGCATAGCGTGATTGCTGTCGATGCCAACCATAAACCGCTCACAGCATGTATCACCTGGGCTGATAACCGAGCAACAAAATGGACGGAGCAAATCAAGGAAGAAACAGACAGTCATCGTATTTATGAGCGTACTGGCACACCGATTCACCCAATGGCGCCACTGTCGAAGCTGCGCTGGCTAAAAGAAGAGCACCCAGTGGTTTTCGAACAAACAGCTAAATTCATTTCCATAAAAGAATATGTGTTCTTCAAGCTATTCGGCAGCTATAAAGTCGATTATTCAATTGCTTCTGCAACAGGCATGTTCAACTTGGAGAAGCTCGCTTGGGATGAGGAAGCGCTAGCAGTTGCTGGTGTTACCGCCAATCAGCTATCCGAACCGGTATCAACGACGTATCAATTCGTCGGTCTGACAGAACAGATGGCAGAAGAACTCGGCGTGCTGCGGCAAACGCCGTTCATCGTCGGGGCAAGTGACGGTGTTTTGTCCAATCTTGGGGTAGGTGCAGTAGAAGAAGGCGTTGTAGCCGTCACCATCGGAACAAGCGGAGCTATTCGAGCCGTTACAGACAAGCCTACAACAGATCCAAAGGGCCGTATCTTTTGTTATGCGCTGACAGAGAATCATTGGGTCGTTGGCGGTCCGGTCAATAATGGCGGTGTTGTACTTCGTTGGGTACGTGATGAGCTAGGTGCAGCCGAAACGGAAACGGCGGCACGGCTCGGTATTGATCCGTATGAAGTGCTCACCCAGATTGCATCACTCGTAAAACCAGGATCAGATGGCTTGTTATTCCACCCTTATTTAGCCGGAGAGCGCGCCCCGCTTTGGGATGCGAATGCCCGCGGTTCCTTCTTTGGACTGGGACTGCATCATAAGAAAGAGCATATGATCCGTGCAGTTCTGGAAGGTGTTTTATTCAATCTTTACTCAGTACTGTTAGCGTTGACCGAATTGACAGGCAGTCCGAAAAAGATTCAAGCAACTGGCGGTTTCGCGCGTTCTAGCATGTGGAGACAAATGATGGCCGATATCTTTAACCAAGATGTGCATATTCCGGAAAGCTATGAAAGCTCTTGTCTCGGAGCGGCAGTACTTGGTTTGTACAGCCTCGGTGATATCGATTCATTTGCTGTTGTCAATGACATGATTGGACACACACACCACCATACGCCAAATCCAGAATGTGTAGATGTTTATCAAGAGCTGATGAGCATTTATATTCAGTTGTCTCGGACTTTCGAAACAGAATATGCACGAATTGCTGATTTCCAGCGGAGAATGCTGCAATAA
- the gnd gene encoding phosphogluconate dehydrogenase (NAD(+)-dependent, decarboxylating) translates to MHIGLIGLGKMGFNLGLNLLDNNFEIVAFDVNEEARTKFAETKGEAAASLKELADKLPSPKIIWSMVPAGEITEKVLEELKGYLSEGDILMDGGNSNYKESVERAKAFAEHGIHFFDVGTSGGTDGARHGVCTMIGGDAEVFKTIEPIFQAISVENGYHYAGKSGSGHFLKMVHNGVEYGMMQSIAEGFEVLEKSDFDFDYEHVAKVWNNGSVIRSWLMELVESAFSKDPNLDAIRGVMHSSGEGKWTVETALELQAATPVIAMSLMMRYRSLDEDTFSGKVVAALRNEFGGHAVVKR, encoded by the coding sequence ATGCATATTGGATTAATCGGTCTTGGAAAAATGGGATTCAATCTTGGTTTGAACTTGCTAGACAATAATTTTGAGATTGTTGCTTTTGATGTAAATGAAGAAGCGCGCACAAAATTTGCTGAGACAAAGGGAGAAGCAGCTGCTTCTTTGAAAGAATTAGCGGATAAGCTGCCAAGCCCGAAGATAATCTGGTCAATGGTTCCTGCTGGAGAAATCACGGAAAAAGTGCTGGAAGAGCTAAAGGGGTATCTATCGGAAGGAGATATTCTGATGGACGGCGGAAACTCCAACTACAAAGAATCGGTAGAACGTGCAAAAGCTTTTGCTGAACATGGTATTCATTTCTTTGATGTAGGGACAAGCGGCGGAACAGATGGAGCGCGTCATGGCGTGTGCACGATGATTGGCGGAGACGCAGAAGTGTTCAAAACAATTGAACCAATCTTCCAAGCAATCAGTGTGGAAAATGGCTATCATTACGCTGGCAAAAGCGGAAGCGGCCACTTTTTGAAAATGGTCCACAACGGCGTGGAATACGGCATGATGCAGTCGATTGCAGAAGGCTTTGAAGTACTAGAAAAAAGTGATTTTGACTTTGATTATGAGCATGTTGCGAAAGTGTGGAACAACGGTTCAGTTATTCGCTCTTGGCTGATGGAACTCGTTGAATCCGCATTTAGCAAAGATCCGAATCTTGATGCCATTCGCGGTGTGATGCATTCTTCTGGTGAAGGTAAATGGACAGTCGAAACAGCACTTGAGCTGCAAGCAGCAACACCTGTAATCGCGATGTCACTTATGATGCGCTATCGCTCATTAGATGAAGATACGTTCTCTGGAAAAGTAGTCGCAGCATTGCGAAATGAATTCGGCGGTCACGCAGTGGTGAAACGCTAA
- a CDS encoding MurR/RpiR family transcriptional regulator, protein MAQQGLAGIRSHYPRLSDKEKKIADFILKQPETIVHQTISQVADHLDVADATVSRFCKRIGYKGYQALKIALAPEIMAPNDMLHEDITDSDDARMVAEKIFQSNIRTLENTLQVLGEKELEQAAELLLHANRVEFYGFGGSNTVAMDAYHKFVRSGVPAFAFPDGHLQLMSASQLSAEDVAFIFSHSGASKDAYQLLQTVKKSGAKTIAITGFPKSPIGQQVDVALHTSSEETAYRSEALASRIAQLSIIDALYVAVIMRQKDKAQASVEKVRNAIAATKM, encoded by the coding sequence TTGGCACAGCAAGGTTTAGCGGGCATTCGCTCTCACTACCCGAGACTAAGTGATAAAGAAAAAAAGATAGCCGATTTCATACTCAAACAGCCCGAAACAATCGTACACCAGACAATTAGCCAAGTAGCCGACCACTTAGATGTAGCAGATGCTACAGTATCCCGTTTTTGTAAGCGCATCGGTTACAAGGGCTATCAAGCATTAAAAATTGCATTAGCGCCTGAAATTATGGCACCGAATGACATGCTGCATGAAGATATTACAGACAGTGATGACGCAAGAATGGTAGCTGAAAAAATTTTTCAATCCAATATACGAACGTTGGAAAACACGTTGCAAGTACTCGGTGAAAAGGAGCTTGAACAGGCAGCCGAACTGCTACTTCATGCCAATAGAGTAGAGTTTTATGGCTTTGGCGGGTCCAATACGGTCGCAATGGATGCGTACCATAAATTTGTCCGCTCAGGCGTACCTGCTTTCGCCTTTCCTGATGGTCATTTGCAGCTGATGTCTGCTTCCCAGCTGTCTGCTGAAGATGTCGCTTTTATCTTTTCTCATTCAGGTGCCAGCAAAGACGCTTATCAACTGCTTCAAACAGTGAAGAAATCCGGAGCCAAAACAATCGCCATTACCGGCTTTCCAAAATCGCCTATCGGCCAGCAAGTAGACGTTGCATTACATACAAGCTCCGAAGAAACAGCTTACCGATCGGAAGCACTTGCTTCCCGCATTGCACAGCTAAGTATTATTGATGCTTTGTATGTCGCAGTTATTATGCGCCAAAAAGACAAAGCCCAAGCATCCGTAGAAAAAGTTCGGAATGCAATCGCTGCAACAAAAATGTGA